The following proteins come from a genomic window of Pararhodobacter sp.:
- a CDS encoding dipeptidase, whose translation MPTRTPGRTFLRDAEGLSFLLRLYRFIGGTYEEDSLADMAAGGMAAAVVNGVGDIQVITLGDGGLTSYRGFEPDEAWESYRRQITNLQALAGSNGVSPCLTPDDVLAAHAQGRLGIILAMEGADALNGDARRVAQMYADGVRMLTLVHYRDNEIGHIMTGDGGGGLPDAGREIVAAMNEWGMMIDLAHAAEATAFDVIGISQKPVILSHTHINAPALSHPRFISPELAQAVADTGGYIGAWPAGIGIDSLDGFADRVLWLIEQLGEDHVALGSDMDANYRPVLETYRKMPLLVGALMRRGVGDATLRKVLGGNVLRVWGAVQAP comes from the coding sequence ATGCCCACGCGCACCCCCGGCCGAACCTTTTTGCGCGACGCCGAAGGACTGAGCTTTCTGCTGCGTCTCTACCGGTTTATCGGCGGCACCTATGAAGAGGACAGCCTTGCCGATATGGCCGCGGGCGGGATGGCGGCGGCCGTGGTCAACGGCGTTGGCGATATTCAGGTCATCACGCTGGGCGACGGGGGTCTGACCTCCTATCGCGGGTTCGAGCCCGATGAGGCCTGGGAGTCGTATCGCCGCCAGATCACCAATCTTCAGGCGCTCGCCGGGTCCAACGGCGTGAGTCCCTGCCTGACCCCCGACGACGTGCTGGCCGCCCATGCACAGGGGCGGCTGGGCATCATTCTGGCGATGGAAGGGGCGGATGCGCTGAACGGCGACGCCAGACGCGTGGCGCAAATGTATGCCGACGGCGTGCGCATGCTGACGCTGGTGCATTACCGCGACAATGAAATCGGCCATATCATGACCGGCGACGGCGGCGGCGGCCTGCCGGACGCGGGGCGCGAGATCGTCGCGGCAATGAACGAGTGGGGCATGATGATCGACCTGGCCCACGCCGCCGAGGCCACGGCCTTTGACGTGATCGGGATCTCGCAAAAGCCGGTCATCCTGAGTCACACGCATATCAACGCCCCGGCGCTGAGCCACCCGCGTTTCATTTCGCCAGAGTTGGCGCAGGCGGTGGCCGACACCGGCGGTTATATCGGCGCCTGGCCCGCCGGGATCGGCATTGATTCGCTCGATGGATTCGCCGACCGCGTCCTGTGGCTGATCGAACAGCTTGGCGAGGATCATGTCGCGCTGGGGTCCGATATGGATGCCAATTACCGCCCGGTGCTGGAAACCTACCGCAAGATGCCGCTGCTGGTTGGCGCGCTGATGCGGCGCGGGGTCGGTGACGCGACGTTGCGCAAAGTGCTCGGTGGCAACGTGTTGCGGGTCTGGGGCGCGGTTCAGGCACCCTGA
- a CDS encoding twin-arginine translocation signal domain-containing protein, with translation MRRRSFLGGSALALGAVGAAGYWFGLRPLAVTQPAEVGFTLSAEEDAAARALMRQFPVIDAHAHPRPNLFARRRRTELSAASLPVYRRHL, from the coding sequence ATGCGCAGACGGAGCTTTTTGGGCGGCAGTGCCCTTGCGCTGGGGGCTGTCGGGGCGGCTGGCTACTGGTTCGGGCTGCGCCCCTTGGCGGTGACACAACCCGCCGAGGTGGGGTTCACGCTGTCGGCCGAAGAAGACGCCGCCGCACGCGCCTTGATGCGCCAGTTTCCGGTGATCGATGCCCACGCGCACCCCCGGCCGAACCTTTTTGCGCGACGCCGAAGGACTGAGCTTTCTGCTGCGTCTCTACCGGTTTATCGGCGGCACCTATGA
- the ctaD gene encoding cytochrome c oxidase subunit I yields MANAAAHGHEDNRGFFTRWFMSTNHKDIGILYLVTSGLVGFVAVAFTVYMRMELMQPGVQYMCAEGARFLADGNCETPNGHLWNVLVTAHGVLMMFFVVIPALFGGFGNYFMPLHIGAPDMAFPRLNNLSYWLYVAGSSLAVCSLFAPGGGGDLGTGAGVGWVLYPPLSTTYEAGFAMDFAIFAVHLSGASSILGSINIITTFLNMRAPGMTLHKVPLFAWSIFVTAWMILLALPVLAGAITMLLTDRNFGTTFFDPAGGGDPILYQHILWFFGHPEVYIIIVPGFGIISHVIATFARKPIFGYLPMVYAMIAIGVLGFLVWAHHMYTVGMSVTQQSYFMLATMTIAVPTGVKIFSWIATMWRGSLTFEAPMLWALGFLFLFTVGGVTGIVLAQAPLDRSYHDTYYVIAHFHYVMSLGAAFALFAGIYFWLGKMSGRQYPEWAGKTHFWMMFIGTNLTFFPQHFLGRQGMPRRYIDYPEAFAYWNYFSSIGAFISFASFVFFLGVIYYTLRHGKRITVNNYWNEHADTLEWTLPCPPPEHTFEQLPKREDWDHGHAH; encoded by the coding sequence ATGGCCAACGCAGCCGCTCACGGACACGAGGACAACCGCGGGTTCTTCACCCGCTGGTTCATGTCCACAAACCACAAAGATATCGGTATTCTATACCTCGTCACGTCAGGCCTTGTCGGCTTCGTCGCGGTGGCCTTCACGGTCTACATGCGCATGGAGCTGATGCAACCGGGTGTGCAATACATGTGCGCCGAGGGGGCCCGCTTCCTTGCCGACGGGAACTGTGAAACGCCAAACGGCCACCTGTGGAACGTTCTGGTTACCGCGCACGGCGTGTTGATGATGTTCTTCGTCGTCATCCCGGCCCTGTTTGGCGGTTTTGGCAACTACTTCATGCCGTTGCATATCGGCGCGCCGGACATGGCGTTTCCGCGCCTGAACAACCTGTCGTACTGGCTCTATGTGGCTGGCTCGTCGCTGGCTGTCTGCTCGCTCTTCGCCCCCGGCGGCGGTGGCGACCTGGGCACGGGTGCGGGTGTTGGCTGGGTTCTGTATCCGCCTCTCTCGACCACCTACGAGGCTGGTTTTGCAATGGATTTCGCGATTTTCGCGGTTCACCTGTCGGGTGCCTCGTCAATCCTCGGGTCGATCAACATCATCACCACCTTCCTGAACATGCGCGCCCCCGGCATGACGCTGCACAAAGTGCCGCTGTTCGCCTGGTCGATCTTCGTCACGGCCTGGATGATCCTGCTGGCGCTGCCGGTTCTGGCGGGTGCCATCACCATGCTGCTGACCGACCGCAACTTTGGCACGACCTTCTTTGATCCTGCCGGTGGTGGTGACCCGATCCTGTATCAGCACATCTTGTGGTTCTTCGGCCACCCAGAGGTGTATATCATCATCGTTCCGGGCTTCGGCATCATCAGCCACGTCATCGCCACCTTCGCGCGCAAGCCGATCTTTGGCTATCTGCCGATGGTCTACGCGATGATCGCGATCGGCGTGCTGGGCTTCCTGGTCTGGGCGCACCACATGTATACGGTGGGCATGTCGGTGACACAGCAGTCCTACTTCATGCTGGCGACGATGACGATTGCGGTGCCGACCGGGGTGAAGATCTTCAGCTGGATCGCGACCATGTGGCGCGGGTCGCTCACCTTCGAGGCGCCGATGCTCTGGGCACTTGGCTTCCTGTTCCTGTTCACCGTCGGCGGTGTCACCGGGATCGTGCTGGCACAGGCACCGCTGGATCGCAGCTATCACGACACCTATTATGTGATCGCGCACTTCCACTATGTGATGTCGCTGGGGGCTGCTTTTGCGCTGTTCGCCGGGATCTATTTCTGGCTGGGCAAGATGTCCGGGCGGCAATACCCGGAATGGGCGGGCAAGACGCACTTCTGGATGATGTTCATCGGCACCAACCTGACCTTCTTCCCCCAGCACTTCCTGGGTCGTCAGGGGATGCCACGGCGCTACATCGACTATCCGGAAGCCTTCGCCTATTGGAACTACTTCAGCTCCATCGGTGCCTTCATCTCCTTCGCGTCCTTCGTGTTCTTCCTGGGCGTGATCTATTACACCTTGCGTCACGGCAAGCGGATCACGGTCAACAACTACTGGAACGAGCATGCCGATACGCTGGAGTGGACCCTGCCCTGCCCACCGCCCGAGCACACGTTCGAGCAGCTTCCCAAGCGTGAAGACTGGGATCACGGCCACGCGCACTAA